A stretch of the Candidatus Binatia bacterium genome encodes the following:
- a CDS encoding CRTAC1 family protein, translated as MVRGAAGANELYRKRGDGTFEAGGERAGVALSGARSVGPVFVDFDGDGWLDLFVPALLCPDKFAFCDDTPVRRTAAVKLFRNRGDGTFQDVTEASGLRFTRDSFSAAWGDYDLDGDLDLFVTHWGENRPPGSSEHLWRNNGDATFTDVSVLLGISAAFEFVSGDIGNLSFAGNFADIDSDGWPDLLVTGDFRLTKVFQNLAGQRFLETTTAVISDENGMGAAVGDYDNVGDLDWFVSSIWDPDQDNQGNNWYVSGNRLYRNRGDGSFDDATDLAGVRAGYWGWAATFADLDNDGWLDLYHVNGWRTDDPAAYEFHRDPAVLFHNRGDGAFEEIAEGVGAADRGQGCGLVAFDYDRDGDLGLFIANIQGPPALYRNELPAERSFLSVRLIGRAPNSEGIGARVWVEAAGSTKTRELRAGTNFVSQDPAEAHFGLGAATGVERLRVRWPSGEEQEWEGLPANAWVTVWQGEAALEIRQRTAGSSPIPTEPISLPTSTPLPTATLEGPSATETALRSPTVTQTAAPPSTGAACPGDCSGDAGVSIDELVLLVRIALSEADGTICAHLFATASANVTIDYSAGGECCAVRLRVGESASAMSPAATCSQLPT; from the coding sequence GTGGTGCGCGGCGCGGCCGGGGCCAACGAGCTCTATCGCAAGCGTGGCGACGGTACCTTCGAGGCCGGCGGCGAGCGGGCGGGTGTGGCCCTCAGCGGGGCGCGCAGCGTGGGCCCGGTGTTTGTCGACTTCGATGGCGATGGCTGGCTCGATCTCTTCGTTCCGGCGCTCCTGTGCCCGGACAAATTTGCCTTCTGCGACGATACCCCCGTGCGGCGCACGGCCGCGGTGAAACTGTTCCGCAATCGTGGCGACGGAACCTTCCAAGACGTTACCGAGGCCAGCGGCTTGCGTTTTACGCGCGATTCCTTTTCGGCAGCTTGGGGCGACTACGACCTCGATGGCGACTTGGATTTATTCGTCACCCACTGGGGCGAAAACCGCCCGCCGGGCTCTTCCGAGCATTTGTGGCGGAACAATGGCGATGCCACCTTCACCGATGTCAGCGTCCTGCTCGGCATTTCTGCTGCTTTCGAGTTCGTCAGCGGGGACATCGGCAACCTGAGCTTTGCCGGAAACTTTGCCGATATCGACAGCGACGGTTGGCCGGATTTGCTGGTGACTGGGGATTTCCGCCTGACCAAGGTGTTTCAGAATTTGGCTGGGCAAAGATTCCTGGAGACGACTACAGCGGTTATTTCCGACGAAAACGGCATGGGCGCGGCCGTCGGCGATTACGATAACGTTGGCGATCTCGACTGGTTCGTGTCGTCAATCTGGGATCCCGATCAGGACAACCAAGGGAACAACTGGTATGTCTCTGGCAATCGCTTGTACCGAAACCGGGGCGACGGTTCGTTCGACGATGCGACGGACCTCGCCGGTGTGCGTGCTGGGTATTGGGGTTGGGCCGCGACCTTTGCCGACTTGGACAATGACGGTTGGCTCGACCTTTATCATGTAAACGGTTGGCGCACCGACGACCCTGCCGCTTACGAATTCCATCGCGACCCCGCCGTGCTCTTTCACAATCGTGGCGACGGTGCCTTCGAGGAAATTGCCGAGGGTGTGGGTGCGGCCGACCGTGGTCAGGGATGCGGGTTGGTTGCTTTCGATTATGACCGGGACGGCGATCTGGGTCTTTTTATCGCCAACATTCAAGGCCCTCCGGCGCTGTACCGCAACGAGTTGCCGGCAGAGCGCAGCTTTCTGTCCGTGCGTTTGATCGGAAGAGCCCCGAACAGCGAAGGGATCGGGGCGCGGGTGTGGGTGGAGGCGGCAGGTTCAACAAAAACGCGCGAGCTCCGCGCGGGCACCAACTTCGTCTCGCAGGATCCTGCCGAGGCACACTTCGGGCTGGGCGCGGCAACCGGCGTCGAGCGGCTGCGCGTGCGTTGGCCGAGCGGTGAAGAGCAAGAGTGGGAGGGATTGCCTGCGAATGCCTGGGTCACCGTTTGGCAAGGGGAGGCCGCGCTTGAAATCCGTCAACGCACTGCGGGAAGCTCACCTATCCCCACAGAGCCGATCTCCTTGCCCACGAGCACCCCTCTGCCGACGGCCACTCTAGAGGGGCCGTCCGCGACGGAGACTGCGCTTCGGTCGCCGACTGTCACGCAGACGGCCGCGCCTCCTTCCACAGGCGCAGCATGCCCGGGCGATTGCAGCGGCGATGCCGGGGTGTCCATCGACGAACTCGTCCTTTTGGTTCGCATCGCGCTCAGTGAGGCGGATGGCACGATTTGCGCGCACTTGTTTGCAACCGCCTCGGCCAACGTGACGATCGACTACAGTGCGGGCGGTGAATGCTGCGCTGTTCGGTTGCGCGTGGGAGAGAGCGCTTCAGCGATGAGCCCGGCGGCCACGTGTTCGCAACTCCCGACGTAA
- a CDS encoding transcriptional regulator, with protein sequence MPRGDQVCRIYQLLMALVRAPRGLPAQLLAERHGLRLRTVYRDIDALKKAGFPIERTAQGRWKLADQWQAQLPFPLKADELLSLHVAREFLRPLRGTPVEKAFDQLYTRLAGTNGAQGELFPRVRALLQTRSTCAIDYRPHLPKLETLCTAIQEHRTVRAVYSGLNRPDSTVRDLDPYRLYFDPGLEALYLFAWCHLRKAIRVFAVHRFDNVRLTERRFDPPADFDVKTFLRDAFRMWREANVQPIRFRVYPPLARWVAERQLHASQKIRRLDAGAVEVELTVEATEEIKRFLLQLGAYAEVLEPQWLREGVAQELQRALLRYVPPPKESLSPGDKIALPPALSRLDTRAVRAGARRQREAR encoded by the coding sequence ATGCCTCGCGGTGATCAGGTGTGTCGGATTTACCAATTGCTCATGGCGCTCGTGCGCGCGCCGCGCGGGCTGCCGGCACAGCTCCTCGCGGAGCGCCACGGCTTGCGCTTGCGCACGGTGTATCGCGACATCGACGCATTGAAGAAGGCGGGCTTCCCCATCGAGCGCACCGCGCAAGGGCGGTGGAAACTGGCCGATCAGTGGCAGGCACAACTCCCCTTCCCGCTCAAGGCCGATGAACTGCTGTCCCTCCACGTGGCGCGCGAGTTCTTGCGGCCGCTACGCGGCACACCAGTCGAAAAGGCCTTCGATCAACTGTACACGCGCTTGGCGGGCACCAACGGCGCCCAAGGCGAACTCTTTCCGCGCGTTCGCGCGTTGCTGCAAACCCGCTCGACCTGTGCCATCGACTACCGCCCGCACCTGCCGAAGCTCGAGACCTTGTGCACCGCAATTCAAGAGCACCGCACCGTGCGGGCCGTCTACTCGGGATTGAACCGGCCCGACTCAACGGTGCGCGACCTCGACCCCTATCGCCTGTACTTCGACCCGGGACTCGAAGCGCTGTACCTCTTCGCCTGGTGCCACCTGCGGAAAGCCATCCGTGTTTTCGCCGTGCACCGGTTCGACAACGTGCGCCTGACGGAGCGTCGCTTCGACCCGCCCGCCGACTTCGACGTGAAAACCTTCCTACGCGATGCCTTTCGTATGTGGCGCGAGGCCAACGTGCAGCCAATCCGGTTTCGGGTCTACCCGCCACTCGCGCGCTGGGTGGCAGAGCGGCAGTTGCACGCCAGCCAAAAAATCCGTCGCCTCGATGCGGGTGCAGTCGAGGTGGAACTGACCGTCGAAGCCACCGAGGAGATCAAGCGCTTTCTTTTGCAGCTCGGAGCCTATGCCGAAGTGTTGGAACCGCAGTGGCTCCGCGAAGGAGTGGCGCAAGAGCTGCAACGTGCGTTGCTCCGCTACGTGCCGCCGCCGAAAGAAAGTTTGTCCCCAGGTGACAAAATCGCGTTGCCGCCCGCTCTGAGCAGATTAGATACGAGAGCGGTCCGAGCGGGAGCACGAAGGCAACGAGAGGCTCGCTGA
- a CDS encoding ferredoxin family protein has product MAYIITRLCIDCVDTACVSVCPVDCIYEYTGSDREHFPNQLYIHPDECIDCGACEPECPWQAIFEESAVPEIFKSDIALNYEIREHSGEFQVKKHEQKPKPTPEQVEANKRKWGYTG; this is encoded by the coding sequence ATGGCGTACATCATCACCCGGTTGTGCATCGATTGCGTCGACACCGCCTGCGTGTCGGTTTGCCCCGTGGATTGTATTTACGAATACACCGGATCGGATCGCGAGCACTTCCCGAACCAGCTGTACATTCACCCCGACGAATGCATCGACTGCGGTGCGTGTGAACCGGAGTGCCCGTGGCAAGCGATTTTCGAAGAGTCCGCCGTTCCGGAAATTTTCAAGAGCGACATTGCCCTGAACTACGAAATCCGCGAGCACAGCGGCGAGTTCCAAGTGAAGAAGCACGAACAGAAGCCGAAGCCCACCCCCGAACAGGTGGAAGCGAACAAGCGCAAGTGGGGCTACACGGGGTGA
- a CDS encoding Rrf2 family transcriptional regulator yields MSASRFSHRSSIMNVGRRVDYAVRALCYVAAQPAGRFVPRREIQARQNIPAPFLSKILRDLVQAGLLISVPGAHGGFRLSKPAGMITLREVYESLEGPLCLIGCVNEEDEACCFASVCTQIHIWRGAQQLLAQYLEEITIQSIADRHGLVPRMQEKQQIAEH; encoded by the coding sequence GTGAGCGCCAGTCGGTTTTCGCACCGTAGCTCCATCATGAACGTGGGGCGGCGGGTGGACTACGCCGTGCGTGCGCTCTGCTACGTGGCTGCCCAGCCGGCAGGCCGCTTCGTGCCGCGGCGCGAGATTCAAGCCCGACAAAATATCCCGGCGCCGTTCTTATCAAAAATTTTGCGCGACTTGGTGCAGGCCGGCCTGCTCATTTCTGTCCCCGGCGCGCACGGGGGCTTCCGCTTAAGCAAGCCCGCTGGCATGATTACGCTTCGCGAGGTCTACGAAAGCTTGGAGGGGCCTTTGTGTCTTATCGGTTGCGTCAATGAGGAGGACGAAGCCTGCTGCTTCGCTTCGGTGTGCACGCAAATTCACATTTGGCGCGGCGCACAACAGTTGCTCGCGCAGTATCTCGAAGAGATCACCATTCAATCCATTGCCGACCGCCACGGGCTCGTCCCGCGGATGCAAGAGAAACAACAAATCGCGGAACACTGA
- the folP gene encoding dihydropteroate synthase, which translates to MPKSASRNGKASNPRPRIYAELGGVEVGDGFPTRIMAAINVSPESFFAASVAKSRRALAERVRRAAAEGAHFVDLGAMSTAPYRQGWIDAEEERRRLVEAVKIARAEVTLPISVDTQRAAVAAAALEHGADIVNDVSGLSADPAMAEVARQARGVILMAQPRKSTRQAAVPLVETLLRACLHRARRARIPTRRIVLDPGVGFYRLARLPWYEVDLAILRHLRRFRRLGRPLLVGASRKSFLGKITGRNDPSERLAASLAAAAVAVLHGAAIIRTHDVAATVDAVCVADAVTLGCR; encoded by the coding sequence TTGCCCAAAAGCGCAAGCCGGAATGGAAAGGCAAGTAACCCGCGCCCGCGCATTTACGCCGAACTCGGCGGCGTCGAGGTCGGCGACGGTTTCCCCACCCGCATCATGGCCGCCATCAACGTAAGCCCGGAGTCGTTCTTCGCAGCATCGGTGGCCAAGAGCCGCCGCGCGCTCGCCGAGCGGGTGCGGCGCGCCGCCGCCGAAGGCGCCCACTTCGTCGACCTCGGCGCCATGTCCACCGCCCCCTATCGCCAGGGCTGGATCGATGCCGAAGAAGAGCGGCGGCGCTTGGTGGAGGCGGTGAAAATCGCCCGCGCCGAAGTAACCCTGCCGATTTCAGTCGACACCCAACGCGCCGCCGTGGCCGCCGCTGCCCTCGAGCACGGCGCGGACATCGTCAACGACGTAAGCGGACTCAGCGCCGACCCCGCTATGGCGGAAGTGGCACGCCAGGCGCGGGGCGTGATCCTCATGGCGCAACCCCGCAAATCTACTCGGCAAGCGGCGGTGCCGCTGGTGGAGACACTGCTGCGCGCGTGTTTGCACCGCGCCCGCCGCGCCCGCATTCCCACACGGCGCATCGTGCTCGACCCCGGCGTCGGGTTTTACCGCCTGGCGCGGCTGCCGTGGTACGAGGTGGACCTCGCCATCCTCCGCCACTTGCGACGCTTTCGCCGTTTGGGCCGGCCGCTGCTCGTCGGTGCGTCCCGCAAGTCCTTCCTCGGCAAGATTACCGGACGCAACGACCCCAGCGAACGCCTCGCAGCATCCCTCGCTGCGGCCGCCGTTGCTGTGCTTCACGGCGCAGCGATCATCCGCACCCACGATGTCGCCGCCACCGTGGACGCCGTCTGCGTGGCCGACGCGGTGACGCTGGGATGCCGTTGA
- a CDS encoding enoyl-CoA hydratase-related protein, whose product MPFEFIKYEKAGRIVWITINRPEVMNALHPPANLELSKAFDDFAADPDAWVAIITGAGDKAFSAGNDLKYSASQGMANIQVGSGGFGGITARFDLFKPVIAAVNGFALGGGFEIALACDIIVAAEHARFGLPEPRVGLAALAGGMQRLPRHMPLKIAMGYMLTGKHMTAQEAHRWGIVNEVVPAAELRAAAERWANEILECSPISVRTTKQVALQSQGLPLEEALSRSYSMIGELFRSEDLMEGVMAFAQKRKPEWKGK is encoded by the coding sequence ATGCCGTTCGAATTCATTAAGTACGAGAAAGCTGGACGCATCGTGTGGATCACCATCAACCGCCCTGAGGTGATGAACGCACTGCATCCTCCGGCAAACCTCGAGCTTTCCAAAGCGTTCGACGATTTTGCCGCCGACCCCGATGCCTGGGTCGCCATCATCACCGGCGCCGGTGACAAGGCCTTCTCGGCGGGCAACGACCTCAAGTATTCGGCTTCGCAAGGAATGGCCAACATTCAGGTCGGCAGCGGCGGCTTCGGCGGGATTACCGCACGTTTCGATTTGTTCAAACCCGTAATCGCGGCGGTGAACGGCTTTGCACTGGGCGGCGGTTTCGAAATTGCCCTCGCCTGCGACATTATTGTTGCTGCCGAACATGCACGCTTCGGCCTCCCCGAACCGCGCGTGGGCCTGGCCGCGCTCGCCGGCGGCATGCAGCGGCTGCCGCGTCACATGCCCTTGAAAATCGCCATGGGCTACATGCTCACGGGCAAACACATGACCGCCCAAGAAGCGCACCGCTGGGGCATCGTGAACGAAGTGGTGCCGGCTGCGGAACTGCGGGCTGCGGCCGAGCGTTGGGCGAACGAAATCCTGGAGTGCTCACCCATTTCGGTGCGCACTACGAAACAGGTGGCGCTGCAAAGCCAAGGGTTGCCGCTGGAGGAAGCTTTGAGCCGCTCTTATTCGATGATCGGCGAGTTGTTCCGCTCCGAAGACTTGATGGAAGGAGTAATGGCCTTTGCCCAAAAGCGCAAGCCGGAATGGAAAGGCAAGTAA
- the tkt gene encoding transketolase: MTDRNLEQLCINSIRTLAIDAVQKANSGHPGMPLGAAPMAYVLWQHHLRHNPRNPLWPDRDRFVLSAGHGSMLLYALLYLTGYDVSLEDIQSFRQWGSITPGHPEFRLTPGVEATTGPLGQGAANAVGMAIAERVLAHRFNRPGHCIVDHRTYALLSDGDMMEGVCAEAASLAGHLRLGKLIFLYDSNGVSLDGPTSLTFSREDVAARFRAYGWRVYEVADGNHDTAAIDAALTEAESDTSSPALVIVHTTLGYGSPHKAGTHHAHGSPLGEEEVRLTKQALGWDPNKTFYVPDAALAHFRTAVERGERAQREWDERFTAYAHEYPELAEEWHRTLRGELPLEWDRDIPMFPATEGLATRVASGKVLNAIAQRVHFLMGGDGDLSVSTNTALVGESSFDGQTGAGRNLHFGVREHAMGAIANGLCYHGGVRPYVATFLVFSDYMRPPIRLAAMSHLPVIYVWTHDSIGVGEDGPTHQPIEHLAALRAIPNLVVIRPCDANETAEAWRWAMRHREGPVALILSRQKLPVLDRTHLAPASELQRGAYILSEPQHEKPVAIVIATGSEVHPALEAQRLLAAAGTPVRVVSMPSWELFAQQEAAYRQHVLPEDITARVAVEAAVPFGWERWVGERGRVIGMHRFGASAPGEVNLQKFGFTAEHIARTVREILSA; this comes from the coding sequence GTGACCGATCGCAATCTGGAACAGCTTTGCATCAATAGTATCCGCACACTCGCTATCGACGCTGTGCAAAAGGCCAACTCCGGCCATCCCGGCATGCCGCTGGGCGCCGCCCCGATGGCCTATGTTCTCTGGCAACATCACCTGCGGCACAACCCGCGCAACCCGCTGTGGCCGGATCGCGACCGCTTTGTCCTTTCCGCCGGCCACGGGAGCATGCTGTTGTATGCCTTGCTCTACCTGACCGGCTACGACGTCAGCCTCGAAGATATCCAGTCCTTTCGCCAATGGGGCAGCATTACACCGGGGCACCCCGAATTTCGCCTGACTCCCGGTGTGGAGGCCACCACCGGCCCGCTCGGGCAAGGGGCGGCCAACGCCGTGGGGATGGCGATTGCCGAGCGCGTCTTGGCCCATCGCTTCAATCGACCCGGACACTGCATCGTCGATCATCGCACCTATGCTCTCCTCTCGGACGGCGATATGATGGAAGGCGTGTGTGCCGAAGCGGCTTCGCTCGCCGGCCATTTGCGTTTGGGGAAGTTGATCTTCCTGTACGACAGCAATGGAGTGTCGCTCGACGGCCCGACGAGCCTCACATTCTCTCGGGAGGACGTCGCCGCGCGCTTTCGCGCTTACGGATGGCGGGTGTACGAAGTGGCGGACGGGAATCACGACACGGCTGCCATCGACGCCGCCTTGACCGAAGCGGAGAGCGATACCTCCAGCCCTGCGCTCGTCATCGTGCACACCACCCTCGGCTACGGCTCGCCACACAAGGCGGGCACCCATCACGCGCATGGTAGCCCGCTCGGCGAGGAAGAGGTGCGGCTCACCAAGCAGGCGTTAGGCTGGGACCCGAACAAAACCTTTTACGTCCCCGACGCTGCACTCGCACACTTTCGCACCGCGGTCGAGCGAGGCGAGCGGGCGCAACGAGAGTGGGACGAACGCTTCACGGCCTACGCTCACGAATATCCGGAGCTAGCCGAAGAATGGCATCGCACCTTGCGCGGCGAGCTCCCGCTCGAATGGGATCGCGACATCCCCATGTTCCCCGCAACCGAAGGGCTGGCCACTCGGGTTGCGAGCGGCAAGGTGCTCAACGCCATTGCCCAGCGCGTGCACTTCCTCATGGGTGGCGACGGCGATCTTTCCGTCTCCACCAACACCGCACTCGTCGGCGAGAGTTCGTTCGACGGGCAGACCGGCGCCGGTCGCAATTTGCACTTTGGCGTGCGCGAGCACGCCATGGGAGCGATTGCCAACGGCTTGTGTTACCACGGCGGCGTTCGGCCGTATGTGGCCACCTTCCTGGTATTTTCCGATTACATGCGACCGCCGATCCGCTTGGCGGCCATGAGCCACTTGCCGGTGATTTACGTGTGGACGCACGACTCCATCGGTGTGGGCGAAGACGGGCCCACTCACCAGCCCATCGAGCACTTGGCAGCGCTTCGTGCCATTCCCAACCTAGTGGTCATTCGCCCTTGCGACGCCAACGAAACCGCCGAAGCGTGGCGCTGGGCGATGCGGCATCGGGAAGGTCCGGTGGCCCTCATCCTATCGCGGCAAAAATTACCGGTGCTCGACCGTACCCACTTGGCGCCCGCAAGCGAGTTACAACGCGGCGCCTACATTTTGAGCGAGCCGCAGCACGAAAAGCCGGTGGCGATCGTCATCGCCACCGGATCCGAAGTGCATCCCGCGCTGGAGGCGCAGCGACTGCTGGCGGCTGCGGGCACTCCCGTGCGGGTCGTCTCTATGCCCTCGTGGGAACTCTTTGCCCAGCAGGAAGCCGCCTATCGGCAGCACGTGTTGCCGGAGGACATCACGGCGCGCGTGGCGGTGGAGGCAGCCGTGCCCTTCGGTTGGGAGCGTTGGGTAGGCGAACGCGGGCGGGTGATCGGCATGCACCGCTTCGGAGCCTCGGCGCCCGGGGAAGTGAATTTGCAAAAGTTCGGGTTTACCGCAGAACATATTGCACGAACGGTACGGGAGATACTCTCTGCATGA
- a CDS encoding citrate synthase yields the protein MTGKNTLTIIDNRTGKQYEIPIEHNAIRAADLKQIKVNDDDPGLLSYDPALTNTATCKSRITFIDGEKGILRYRGYPIEELAEKSNYLETAYLIVKGELPDAKHFAAWRQNITNHTMVHENIKTFIEGFRYDAHPMGILVGTIGAMSTFYPDAKNIFDLESRRLQTRRLIGKIPTIAAWAYRKMRGLPYVYPDNDLSYTGNFMSMLWKMTELKYKPDPVLERALDVLFILHADHEQNCSTNALRSVASSQVDPYSAVAAAVAALYGPLHGGANEAVIRMLMEIGSVSRVPEYIKKFKSGEGRLMGFGHRVYKNYDPRAKIIKKIAYEVFEVTGKNPLIDIALELERIALQDDYFVSRKLYPNVDFYSGIIYQAMGFPLTMFPVLFAIPRTSGWMAQWAEMVRDPEQKITRPRQIYIGEPERHYIPIEERPEPTQREDAVSEAI from the coding sequence ATGACAGGAAAGAACACGCTCACGATCATCGATAATCGCACTGGCAAGCAGTACGAAATTCCCATTGAGCACAACGCCATTCGTGCCGCCGATCTCAAACAAATCAAGGTGAACGACGACGATCCGGGCTTATTGTCGTACGACCCCGCGCTGACAAACACGGCCACGTGCAAAAGTCGGATCACCTTTATCGACGGCGAAAAAGGGATTCTGCGGTATCGCGGGTACCCGATCGAAGAGCTGGCGGAGAAGAGCAACTACTTGGAGACCGCCTACCTCATCGTGAAGGGCGAGCTCCCCGACGCCAAGCACTTTGCCGCGTGGCGGCAAAACATCACCAATCACACGATGGTGCACGAAAACATCAAGACCTTCATCGAAGGCTTTCGGTACGACGCGCACCCGATGGGAATCTTGGTCGGGACCATCGGTGCGATGTCGACGTTCTATCCAGACGCCAAGAACATCTTCGACCTCGAATCCCGCCGGCTGCAGACGCGCCGCCTGATTGGCAAGATTCCCACGATCGCGGCTTGGGCCTATCGCAAAATGCGCGGGCTCCCCTACGTCTACCCCGACAACGACTTGAGCTACACCGGCAATTTCATGTCGATGCTGTGGAAGATGACGGAGCTCAAGTACAAGCCGGACCCTGTGCTCGAGCGGGCGCTGGATGTGCTCTTCATCCTCCATGCCGACCACGAGCAAAACTGTTCCACGAATGCGCTACGTAGCGTGGCGAGCTCGCAAGTCGACCCGTATTCCGCCGTGGCCGCGGCGGTAGCCGCGTTGTACGGGCCGCTGCACGGCGGCGCCAACGAGGCGGTCATCCGCATGCTGATGGAAATCGGTTCGGTCAGCCGCGTGCCCGAGTACATCAAAAAGTTCAAATCCGGCGAAGGGCGCCTGATGGGCTTCGGCCACCGCGTATACAAGAACTACGACCCGCGGGCGAAAATCATCAAGAAAATTGCCTACGAGGTATTCGAGGTCACGGGCAAGAACCCGCTGATCGACATCGCTCTGGAGCTCGAGCGCATCGCCTTGCAAGACGATTACTTCGTCAGCCGCAAGCTGTACCCGAACGTCGACTTTTACTCCGGCATCATTTACCAGGCCATGGGCTTTCCGCTCACGATGTTCCCAGTGTTGTTCGCCATTCCTCGCACTTCCGGATGGATGGCGCAGTGGGCGGAAATGGTGCGCGACCCCGAGCAGAAAATTACGCGCCCGCGCCAAATTTACATCGGTGAGCCCGAGCGGCACTACATTCCCATCGAAGAACGGCCGGAGCCGACGCAACGCGAGGACGCCGTGAGCGAAGCGATTTAG
- a CDS encoding glycoside hydrolase family 3 C-terminal domain-containing protein has translation MRQQYSWILPVLTLACAALAAGCGDDGEPAGGKGGLRRFDAQVEAVLRQMTLEEKAGQMTQAEIDKLASLDDIPAFALGSLLNGGDADPPDGNSVQAWARMYDEAQRAALRSRLRIPLLYGVDAVHGHSNVVGAVIFPHNIGLGCTRNEELVEEIAHVTAREMRATGLHWTFAPTVAVARDERWGRTYESFSEDPELVARLGAAAVRGFQRGGLREREAVLATAKHFLADGGTAFGSSTPPLMLIDQGDARIAESELRAIHLLPYRRAIAAGAASIMASYSSWNGTKMHANRYLLTELLKNELGFDGFVISDYLAIDQLNPDYKEAVRQAITAGIDMGMVAHRYRDFITALLALVREGAIGEDRIEDAVRRILRVKAAMGLLNATPALWSNAELQEYVGSAEHRALARRAVRESVVLLKNERSLLPLSKSARRIHVAGVHADNLGYQCGGWTIAWRGGSGRITEGTTILEGIRAIVSPATEVTYSLDGSGAAGADVAIVAIGERPYAEYTGDRADLALEPRQVELVRTVAQAGAPVVVVLVTGRPLILGEVLSLADALLVVWLPGTEGQGVADVLFGDFAPVGKLSFSWPRSIEQIPINVGDAVYDPLFPFGYGLVYSR, from the coding sequence ATGAGGCAGCAGTATTCATGGATTTTGCCCGTGCTCACGCTCGCTTGCGCGGCACTAGCCGCGGGCTGTGGCGACGACGGCGAGCCGGCCGGTGGCAAAGGCGGCTTGCGGCGCTTCGATGCGCAAGTGGAAGCCGTGCTCCGACAAATGACGCTGGAGGAAAAGGCGGGGCAGATGACGCAAGCGGAGATCGACAAGCTTGCCAGTCTCGACGACATCCCCGCATTCGCCTTGGGCTCGTTGCTCAACGGCGGCGATGCCGACCCACCCGACGGCAACAGCGTGCAAGCCTGGGCCCGCATGTACGACGAGGCGCAGCGCGCTGCTTTGCGAAGCCGCTTGCGGATCCCACTGCTGTATGGCGTCGATGCCGTGCACGGTCACAGCAACGTGGTCGGAGCGGTGATCTTTCCGCACAACATCGGCCTCGGCTGCACGCGCAATGAAGAGCTCGTCGAAGAAATTGCTCACGTCACTGCTCGCGAAATGCGGGCCACCGGCTTGCACTGGACCTTCGCTCCCACGGTGGCGGTAGCGCGCGACGAGCGTTGGGGGCGCACCTACGAGAGCTTTTCCGAGGATCCGGAGCTGGTAGCGCGGCTCGGCGCCGCGGCGGTGCGCGGATTCCAACGCGGCGGGCTCCGCGAGCGCGAGGCAGTGCTGGCAACGGCAAAGCACTTTCTTGCCGATGGCGGCACGGCGTTCGGCTCCTCTACGCCTCCGCTCATGCTTATCGACCAAGGCGATGCCCGAATTGCAGAGAGCGAGCTGCGCGCCATCCACTTGCTCCCGTATCGCCGTGCGATCGCGGCAGGGGCGGCGTCCATCATGGCTTCTTACAGCAGTTGGAACGGCACCAAGATGCACGCCAACCGCTATTTGCTCACGGAACTCCTCAAGAACGAGCTCGGCTTTGACGGTTTCGTGATCTCGGATTACCTCGCGATCGACCAACTGAATCCCGATTACAAAGAAGCGGTTCGGCAAGCGATCACCGCCGGCATCGACATGGGCATGGTGGCGCACCGCTACCGCGACTTCATCACCGCCCTGCTGGCACTGGTGCGGGAAGGTGCCATTGGCGAGGATCGCATCGAGGACGCAGTGCGGCGCATCTTGCGGGTAAAAGCGGCGATGGGCTTGCTGAACGCTACTCCTGCGCTGTGGTCGAACGCGGAATTGCAGGAGTATGTCGGCTCGGCGGAGCATCGGGCGCTGGCTCGACGAGCAGTGCGCGAGTCCGTAGTGCTGTTGAAAAACGAGCGCTCCCTGCTGCCGCTTTCGAAGTCGGCGCGACGCATTCACGTCGCCGGAGTGCACGCCGACAATCTGGGATATCAGTGCGGTGGTTGGACGATCGCATGGCGGGGAGGGAGCGGGCGGATTACCGAGGGGACCACGATTTTGGAAGGAATTAGAGCCATAGTGTCGCCGGCAACGGAGGTGACGTACTCGCTGGACGGCAGTGGCGCCGCCGGGGCCGATGTGGCCATTGTCGCCATTGGCGAACGGCCATACGCCGAGTACACCGGCGATCGGGCAGACCTTGCCCTCGAGCCGAGGCAAGTGGAGCTAGTGCGCACGGTGGCGCAGGCAGGCGCGCCGGTGGTGGTGGTTTTAGTGACCGGAAGGCCTCTCATTTTGGGCGAGGTGCTCTCGCTTGCGGATGCATTGTTGGTCGTATGGCTTCCGGGTACCGAAGGGCAGGGCGTGGCCGACGTGCTGTTCGGCGACTTCGCTCCGGTGGGGAAGCTTTCGTTTTCATGGCCGCGTTCGATAGAGCAAATTCCCATCAATGTGGGCGACGCCGTGTACGACCCGCTGTTTCCCTTCGGTTACGGACTCGTGTACTCGAGGTAA